The genomic region gcctctggccaaaaaagcctccgatgacgcaaaatgacgatttttgcgtcatcggaggcttttttacagaataaaaatgcataaatctctcatctcgggctgatatgaagggggaaagcacgctaattcgaaaatactagtggtattctactaatacaaagcttaatgctaaatcctgaagtaaccctttaatgctGTAGGATTTCTACCTGTGCTGTCCCAGATATATCTGGCCTCAAGGCCTAAGGCTCGGCAGAGCAGCGTGAAACAGTTGGCCCATTCCCCACAGCGCCCTCTCCTGGTCTCCAAAAGCTTCTCTGGGTTATTGTACCTGTGGAAAGGAAAAGTAATGTGAATTTGGAATTATGATATGAATAACATTGCCCTTTTCCCAACCAAAACACCATAAAAGTGTTGTGTGGTGGAGAGGAGGATTTTTAGTGAATTttagtctgttcctcacactaACCTATTGTATGACTTTTAACAGCAAACAGATTCATATAGATTACTAGATAGTTTTGTGGTAGTTTTATagtggtttttttttattttttatgaaaattctgtctttcgttcatctttggaacacaaatgaagatctttttaaatgaaatctaaGAGCTTTCTGTCACTTTATTGACAGCATACGCAAATACAATGTCTGCTCTCTTGTCAACGCACCATGCATGCGTCGTGGTTCTCTCGTGAACATGGtttggagattaatattttgtaaataaagtggtaaattatgtttttttgcacaaacaaaggtctcgtgttgcttcataaaattgaggttggAATCACATGGACTAcattaatgatgtctttactacatttctggggcttgaaagtggtagttgcataggctGTCAATGTAGGGACATAAAAGCTCtcagatcttcatttgtgttctgaaggtgaactaaagtcttacgggtttggagtaattaatgacagaattttcatttttgggtgaactaactctttaacaaCCCCTGGTCACtatctcattttgttttttgcagcataaacatataaaatttatgattttgtgttccacagagaattttcgggtgaactatccctctatgattatttattaatttaaagcgttagttcacccaaaaatgaaaatgatgtcattaatgactcaccctcatgtcgttccaaacccgtaagacctccgttcatcttcggaacacagtttaagatattttagatttagtccgagagctttctgtccctccactgaaaatgtatgtacggtagactgtccatgtccagaaaggtattaaaaacatcatcaaagtagtccatgtgacatcagtgggttcgAAAAACTaagactttattcagcattgaattctcttctggaatcctttccattgaattgattccattgaattgattccattgaattgattccattgaattgattccattgaattgattccattgaattgattccattgaattgattcatctgtcggcgttggtaatgcacttttacgtcattgtttttggcgattaggacatccgtgacatgcaacacttacgcaccatcttaaaaaatatagcaataccaaaatgcaaacaatgtagaatagcttgaatacagcgtgcgtctccctcagacagtaaacgaagctcgggcgcaccggataacacgtcagcagcgtcttacatcagcagagtcactgcggagtcgtgaacccggattgacaacagacccggaagagaagacaatgctgaataaagtcgtagtttttgttatttttggaccaaaatgtattttcgattcttcaaaaacttctaactaacccactgatgtcacatggactactttgatgatgtttttaatacctttctggacatggacagtataccgaaCTTACATTTTCCatgaagggacagaaagctctcggactacatctaaaatatcttaaactgtgttccgaagatgaacggaggtcctacgtgtttggaatgacatgagggtaatttattaatgacagaattttcatttttgggtgaactaaccgtttAACATGGAGAATATGGAATAAAATTGCTGCATAAAATTTAATGCAAGATGCTAGTCCTTCAGTATCATTAACAGTGTTAACTGTAGATGTACCTTGGAAATCTAGTGGAGATTTGGCAGGTGTGACAGAAGTGGTTCTCTACACGGCCTGCATCCCAGCGTAGGTCATCACTTGAGGCGGGGAGGGATCCAGAAGGCTGGGTTGTACCTCCACACCGGCTACATGGCAGATTGTCTACCCAGGAAAAGAAGTCCCCTTTGAACCACTGCAACAGGTCTAGAAGTAACATGTCCTCCTCACCTAGATTACATGCTGAGAATAGATTACAACACAAACATGAGTCAACTTGTGATAATCTTCATTTCATACAAGTATAAATCAGTTTAAACAAATGTCTttgcataaaacatttaaatgagaaatatgAATTGTTTAAAGTGTCAGAAAAACCCTAAACCACATTTTTTGAGATGTTAACAGATGTGTACATCAATGAATATAACAATAGCACTCATTATGTTTATTACTAAGGGTAAAGAGgttgttttttcctttttggaGCCGTTTCGTTGAACCAACATCAAGAAaagtgaattaaatgtaaatgaatcaAATTTTATATTACGAGTATATGCGTTAATTCAGAGTGGTGATATCATGTCTTGCTAACCTGGATCTGCATCCTTGGCTTGTTTCAGCCGTTCTTTAGCCCTGGACCTGAGCAGTTCATGAGGTATGCAGTTCAGAGCCTTCTGCTGCAGTTCAGGGCTCTCGTATATCATCACATGCTGGAAGTTTGACTGTACAGTCCTAAAGAATGTCACGCTGCTCGActaatacaaaaagaaaaaggtgAAATGACTGAATATGCAAAGGATGCAAGTCTtcaaatcatttattaattttgctgttttatttgGTAGTGCAGAAAGTTTATGATATCATccttaaaagaaaacatgcaaataggACTCCAAACCTGTAAAACGAAAACTAAGAAGtaggaagaaaaaaagaaaaaaaactcacaGTGAAAGGCATAGCAGCTGGTGCAGGCATAGGGGCAGCAGTGGCAGACGCAGGGCCTGTAGAAGAAGAGGAGGGTAGTGGTGGTGGTTGGGCAGGATTTGGAGGAACTCTGGCACTTTGTGGGTTGGATGCAGCTTTGCTCGTACCAAGCCTCTGGTCTCGCTCAGCGGCAATTGTCTCCCGCACCTGCCTCAACCTCTCCACAGATGCTGACTTCGGAAACACCAAGTGGGTTTCAGCCTAACAGGGACACATACAAATAGCAAATCAAAAATGTGATCATGCTTTGAAAACATAAAAGGTAACTATATATgcttttacacaaacacacattatataatatatatatatataaccaacACCAACCTCTTCAAATCCCATCTCAAAGAGACATTCAACTGCTCCTTTGACAGGCAGAAGCTTGGTGGAGAATGTTGGGTTTCCAATACGGATTGATCTGTATTTATCCTCATTTGGGTTCctacaaaacacacaaatgcacaaaCTAGAAAGTGAAAAAATCCAGAGATAGAAATAATTTGTAATTTAGATGTCGAATACAATATGGTGGATATAGAAcaaggaattaaaaaaaaagaaaaagatagtTGGACACACTGTCCTATGgacaacatacacacacatcaaGCATAACAACATTCCACCGGCACCGTGGAGTCTCCGAAACACTTCACTCACCTAAGAATGTTGTCCGCGTATGTAATAAGCAATTTAGAAACATCCAAAAACACCTCGGTAGGATTTTCGCACAAAGCAGTGACTCCTTGAGACCCAGACATGGTTTTACATTTAACTTCTACAATTACAGTAAGTACATCCGCGAGAGAAGACGTAACCTACTTCTACTGCAGGGTTGCCAGGCCACGTCGGAAGTGCGTAACAAAATTAGCCCAATGGCCAATTAAAAGTTGCCCAAAAGTAGCCCAATGACCATATCACAAACatcaaaactcaaaatatgcAATTCCCttacataaaatacatattttacagtCACTGTTATGTAAATTGAAAACCACTATATCATAGTTATCATTAAAAACAGTGGCCCTCCTTCACAAAACTTAACATCTAGCAGTTTATCATTGGTAGAATATAAACTATTTCAATACAAGCATTTCagtcaaatataatttatgcaaTATGTCAAATCTTTACCCACGGGAGGAAAAAAATCAACCCGTGGAAACAATTTAAAAGTATCCCAAATCCGCAGGAAAACAGCGGACTTGGCAACCATGTCAATGAAAGTTGCGAATTTATAGCTGTCCTTTATGCGCCTGGTTGATATTTTCTATAAAGAAATGTTGTCTGATATGTTGCCTTGTTGTTTAATTTTTCATATAactataaattaaacaaaatgtctttaaacatatttttaagTGCACGTTTTGGCACAACTAAATCGTCTACATGCAATCATAGATGGACAGGCGATCCCATAGCGACTTCAGAAATTATGGTATGATAAGAGTCTTTTAAAAGTCCTTACAAATCAAATAAACCAATTCTTCAACCAATTTGTCctgctttttatttaattttttttattataatgataatttACTTTTGGTACATTGTGCTTAGAATGATCATTTTACACCAAAACACAAGATAAGCTGTATATTTCACAGGATTTAAAATATCatatattatacaattattataataattgaataatatattactataaaaaaaatgttttgaaaatgcataaaatattgATATAGCTAATATTACTGGGGGAGTTGGTTACATATAAAAGTAGATCTGGCTCcagacattttaattattataattaaatgtaatgtataattataataattaattaattaaaaataattattataattttatattacacATACCTGTTTAATTATTTGCGCAAGCAATTTTATGCTGCACAGCTGAATATTTTAGAGTATATTTCtctatttatatattctttaaatattttaatgtatttaatgtttactatttttgttttatgtcataatatTAAGATCTTAATATCACTATGATATGGATAAATAAGTATTTTCCCTGTTTTTAATTCTTCATTTCTTCACCAtaatttatactttatttttcataatgcaatatttatacaTGCTATACTATAACATGCTGTATAGTGTAGTTCACTTTTAATTGTGAATAAACAAATGTCTATTTTACTTATATgtctattattatttatgttcatttgcatataataattaaatttctCAGCAAGTGTcagttctgcatttattttataagaCCGAAAAATGTATCCAGTTTCCCAACATCTGAATTCCTCTGATTCATCTGCTCTGCTAAAAGCTGATCTCAGATCTGCCGGTACTCCTTCACTACTTTGAGCTGCTTCTTGTTCCGGCCAATAAGGCGCGAAGTTATTCAGCCCAGGTAGCGTGCCATCACTTTGAGGTGGTCTTTGTAAGTTTGAAAAATAATATCTATAGCAATAATGTTTTAAACACGACGTTACCTAAAAATACTATACTTTAGTTTAAATCTATCAAACAGCTCATTGTCAGTGTTTGTTTGCAGCTACAGCTACACGTGGAATTGTCTGTTCAAACTTGCGCAGGAGCTTTTTCATACAGTGAAAAAACAATGGCAGAAAAACCGATGTGGGAGCAAATCGGCACTGGATTCGTGCAACACTATTATCAGCAGTTTGATACAGACCGCGTGAAGCTCGCCGACCTCTATGTAAGTGAATTATTGCGAGTAAATGACTGTCAATGAACTTCATTATCTCGCGTAATGAGTGTAAGTTACGATAGCAGaattattttgatttcatcCATGATTTTTGTGTTTTAGCTTTTATTATTACTCAATTCTATGCTTGTATGCCTGATTatgatatacatttttttttctcttgtagACTGATGCTTCCTGTTTGACATGGGAAGGGGAGGGATTTCAAGGGAAGACTGCAATCATGACCAAACTAAATGTAACTTACCTTATTTACTCCTGTCATTACAGTCATATGCAAAGTTGTCTTCCTAAGTTTAACGGAATGTTCCTATCTGCAGAGCCTTCCCTTTCAGACCATTCAGCACAGCATCACCGCTCAGGACCATCACCCCACTCCAGATAGCTGTGTCATGAGTATGGTCATGGGCCAGCTCAAAGTAAGATGTGATAATagattgcatttattaaaaCGGTTTTGTTTCATCAGACAAGTGTTTGTAAAAATTGAGATTAATTGGTAGATTtatgcaattttgtttaaagggtcagttcacccaaaaatgaaaataatgtcatttattacccaccctcatgccgttccacacccgtaagacctttgttcgtctccggaacacaaattaagatattttagttgaaatccgatggctcagtgaggccttcatagccagcaatgacatttcctctctcaagatctataaagtttctaaaaacatatttaaataaattcatgtgagtacagttgttcaatataaatattataaagccacgagaatatttttggtgcgccaaaaataaaacaaaataacgacttgtatagtgatggccgatttcaaaactgcttcattaagcgttatgaatctttttgtgtcgaatcatgattcggatcgcgtgtcaaaccgccaaactgctgaaatcacgtgactttggcgctccaaacctctgattcgacacaaaagattcataaagctccaaagcttcataaagcagtgttttgaaatcggccatcactatctaagtcattattttgttttttttggcgcaccaaaaatattctcgtcgctttataatattaatattgaaccactgtactcacatgaactgatttaaatatgtttttagtacattaatggatcttgagagaggaaatgtcattgctggctatggaggcctcactgagacatcggatttcaacaaaaatatcttaatttgtgttgcgaagatgaacgaaagtcttacgtgTGTttaacagcatgagggtgagtaataaatgacattatttaagtaaattattattaaagtcaAAATCACGATATAAATTTGCAGAAAAAAATCGATTAATTTTGACTTGATTTCGTGCAAATCCgagtttaaaactttttttcttataattgtgagatataagtTAAAACttccttttatattttatataaattctCAATTCTGACAATAAAATCCAgatttatgagataaaaagttgcaattatgtttttaactttttatttagtggcagaaacaagcttccgtaattataaatgacttattattattataaatgtcttacaaTGTAGGCTGTAAAAAATCATgaacatttatattgtttttgtgtgtttttacagGCTGATCAGGACCAAGTTATGGGCTTTCAACAGGTCTTCTTGCTGAAGAATGTAGATAACAAATGGGTCTGCACCAATGACATGTTCCGATTAGCTCTTCATAACTTTGGAGCATAGTGTTGTAGTATTTACAGTCCATGCAACTTTTGTATCCGGAGTATGGTTACACATTTCACATTCTGAACTGGTTTCTTCTTACTTTGCCAAAGATCTTGAAGTTCCATGATCATCTCCAGATTAGAAAAAGACATGTTAAAAACAACTGATTATAATAATCGTAATTTGTATGTTGTGGCATGCActgtgtgaaaacttttgataATAAATTTCCTGTTCGTACAATCCATCTTTGAAAAACTGTGTTGCAATGTTTTGGTAAAACATCTTGGATCCTGATTtatgatcatttaaataataaacagatTTTACATTATTGAAACAAGGCCATGACAAAAGTTATAAACTAGCAGAAAAACATTAACAGATTCCCCAGTCATGATTTTTACCTCAAAGATTCATTTAAATTCATAAGAAAACATTTCTgccattgcaaaaaaaaaaaaaaaaaactggaatgTTTTTGTAGGTTAAACATTGTCTATCCATCAGAGCACAGCTACCAGTTCAGAtcaatatatttatgtaatataaatagTTCTTGACTGGTACTGgatgctgattggtcaatacAGTATAGTCAAGTGAAGAGGTTTATTGTCATTTCTGTCAGAGGAAGAAACAAAATagtgtctgaaaacattttacatataaaacaGGTCCTTATAAGGCcagaattataaaaaaaaaaaaaaaactataaatacagacaaaatagaaacaagacaaatacACTCCAAAGTAGCTGATCTGACCCCCCTAATGAAGGCTTGATCCCCCTGATGGACATCAGAATAAGATATGGGGGGAGGGGGGGTCAAAGAAAGTAGTCTAACCGTAATGTGAAGCATTACCTGTAAATATGAAGATTGCAGCATTGCATTTACAGTAGATTTGTTCATGTTACATCATATTTATAGTCATTTTCTTTTACGTGTAATTGGAGTGTTGAACATTACAACCAATCACACACATCTTTGTTGAGCTTAGGAATGCAATGTCCAATCAGAGGCGTTTTGATTTGTCACCGCGCAAATGCCGGTGTCATGAGTGTTGTGTGTGAGTAGTGCGAGTACGCCATTTTATTTATGGACAATATTTTTGTAGTGGAAGGTTGACACTTAAATTTGcttaacattttaatgaaaatctgtccataattatataataataatgtaacttgttatttttttatacaatatttaatcattttaaataattcaacattacatttatttcacGTACAACATAAAATTGCAGAATTTTGCAGAAGATTAGCACTGTGATTTTAGAAGATTTTTAAAGGAAATTCTGATTGACGATATTAAAGATCAATACATTATCTAATTTGGTATATAGGTGCAATGCCGTCATGAAAGGTACgtcgcgattaatcgcgataaaacgtttgcaaaataaaagtctgtgtttacgtaatatatgtgtgtgtgtgttatgtgtataataattatgtatatataaaaacacacacatgtatatttttaagaaatatatgcatgtataaataaatgtatatatacaatttatattatatataaatataaatattttatatataaatataacatttttcttaaatatatacatgtgagtgtatttatacataattactatacacatatattacgtaaaaagacttttattttgcacatgattaatcgcgattaataattgtgcagccctaccgCATAGTAACCATTGTTTGAAATGTTATCAGGtcattgaataaaaaataaataaaaaaaagatttctgaAATTTGCAAACACGCATTGTTTGTACATATTTTTACATTGGATCggaaattaaaattttgaaaaatgcgAACGGAATGTATGATCAAATCCTTCAAAAATTGCTTCTCGTGTTGTCCaatgtaacttttttgtcatgcaattaaaaacataagtgaattgttaaaaaaattcatGCACCGTCATTGCAAGTAGCTATAAGCCGTTTTTTATATGCCTATGCTAGTATCAGTTACTTTCTACCCATTGGATGAAGACTAGTGGTGTGATATGACTTCAGCAACAAAACCCCTCCCATCTTGTGCTGTTGCTCAGCAACGAGCTGACTGTTCAAggtgccatctagtggctatGCCTGTAAATTACAAGCAACTGCGCCCCCTCATGACCAGACCACTTCTAAGAAAATCCATTATCATGATGAATATTTGAAAGACTGAAACTAACCACAACCGGACCAGGTCCCAACTTAAAAGTTGTGCATACTTCTCCACGTGATTACCCCTGAGAGCCAGCAGGAGTGATATATAAGAACTTTTTTCCATTTCAAGCGTACTAAATTTCGATTGGCCAGCCACGCAGTATGATAATTATGCCCTGACGTCACTTCCCAGTTGTTCAATGCGCCATTTTCTCGAGTCTAAACGGCAAGCACAATAAATGAGTCCTACTtgcaaaaattaataaatactctTCATTGCTGGTTTCCATAGTTGAGAGCGCAGAATTATTGTTTCAACATCCTACACCGCGTCCACATCTTCTATCATCGGTTTTGGCAAGCACGCGGATTGGTGAAAGTAGCTAAATCCCCTCCCTGAGTCTGTGTGGCGGTGAAAAAAGGTAATGTCCTCACAATTAGATAGCAGCGGGAACATTAGCTTTTGCGTTTAGTTGTTGCGGGTTCGGTATGATCAGGAAGTAGAACGAAGCCCATTAGCCGAGAGCTGCGAAGAGGTTACTTTATGACATCACTGCGTTATTTAGAATCGCGCGTTCTAGAAGGGAATCAGTTGTTCTGCGATGTGAAATAATTCCTGTCGAATTCTTAGTGATGTGGGGCGCATGGAAAATTACATTTCGCTAGTTTAGAGTTACGGTAGACTCTTTTGTTTCGAACATTTAGTGTGCTTTGGCGGGCGTGGATATGTTTGGTCACCGGTCGCAGTTGATGcttgtattaaataaataattacagcTTGAATTAAATATTCGCTCTGGCACATATAGGCTATGACAATGTAAACGGATTCTGTCGTAAAGTGTTTTTATTTGACTGATGCAGGGCTGAGATGTGATTTTGCACAGTGTCTGTCATAGCACTAAATATATATGGGTAATAGCGTGTTGATTTCGTGAATACTAAGTTGTAGATATTACACGAGGTAGTCCTCCATGTGAGTGAGATGTTGTATTATTTGCTGTGGTACTGGATTCATCAGATTGTGTTATCACTGCATGCATGTTCAACAGGCAGAGATGTGAAGCATCTATTAAGAACATCATACGAATTTTcaccacaaaataaataattttttattttaccaaaAGAAAATGAAGTACTGTCTTTTCATGTCAAATAAGCACAGTTATCTCCAAATTCAGTTTTTGAATTgagtaatgatgatgataacCTTCCAGAAATGAATCCAGTCAAAAGTGACTAAGTTcccaaaaatatttcaaatttgcACAGGCAAAACACCTTTTTATTCAGACTGACTATTTtaataagataaataaaaaaatcctgaaatacAGTTGCAGGTGGGAAATACCATATAAGCtaatcacattttatatataaattgaaaCTTAATGGCTATTATAGAAGAAACCTTCAAAAGTAAAATATCCACACTGGCATTACTGTAATGAACGTGAGAGGGATAATATGTATgtaactaataaaataaaaatcataatgGTCTTTTCGGGGGATGAAATGTGACAAAACATGTAGTCATGAAATTCTACTGCTTCTTGAATTTTGCAGTTGGATTAATGGAAGTACTCACACTCACCAATGTTACATCTATGATATAATTTGAAGTA from Chanodichthys erythropterus isolate Z2021 chromosome 15, ASM2448905v1, whole genome shotgun sequence harbors:
- the nutf2l gene encoding nuclear transport factor 2, like, translated to MAEKPMWEQIGTGFVQHYYQQFDTDRVKLADLYTDASCLTWEGEGFQGKTAIMTKLNSLPFQTIQHSITAQDHHPTPDSCVMSMVMGQLKADQDQVMGFQQVFLLKNVDNKWVCTNDMFRLALHNFGA